The following nucleotide sequence is from Candidatus Aegiribacteria sp..
TAACAGAAGGACCAATCCTCAGAGGGTTCACCGTTTACATACAGAGTATCCCCGCTTACTCGAACCGTATCACCTGCAGCGGCCACCATCCGTTTTACGAAGTCCTTACCAGGCTCTGCCGGATACTTGAAGATCAAAACCTCACCAACTTCAGGATCACTGGTTGCAGGCATCAGTAATCCATATTCATCGCCCCTGAACCAATGAAGCAGTGGTCTCATTCTGTCTGTCCATGGAATCTGCTGACCCTCCGAAACCTTCAAGACAAGCAGGTGGTCTCCAACGAGCATGGTTCCCTCCATGCTGGGAGTAGGAATTCTAAAAGCTTCGATAACGTAAGGACGGAGAAATCCGAAAAATATTATCAACGCAAGGGAAAGCTGCAAAATCCAGTCTTTTATTTTCGCAATTTTCAAGATGCCTCCATTTTATCTCAAGATAGTAAACCAATGAATTGCACAGACTGACCACCAATGTCAACAGGTATCAGAATTCAGAAAGCCATCTCAAACCTGTGAACGATAAACGTACCTCGTTACATTACGCTATCTTTTATTATCTTTATTACAAGCTATCATAATAACATAAGCAAAACTGACCTGGATGTTGACACCGCTGAGTATCTGATTCATGGTGTCGGGGATGCAAACTGCATGAAATCCTACCGGAGGTACCTTAATGATAAGTTTTCTTACTGATGCGTATAATTATACTACGGGAGGCTTTCCTCTTGGTAAAATCGCTACATCTGTGCTGATTGTACTGATAGCGTTTCTGGTACAAAGCATACTTAAAACGGTTCTGGAAAAAATCGGGAAGAAGAATACGGGCTTTTTCGGAACCCTCGCCAGGGATTTTATTAAACCCGCAGCATTTCTGATAATCATTTTTGGTGTTTACATTTCCATACGAATACACGCCCTGCCGCCCTCCACAACCGAATGGGTAAGAAAGGTATTTCTCTTCTTCGTTACCGTTAACGTTCTCTGGCTTCTTATGAAAGCCATCGATACTGTCGCGGAGCAGATGTCTTCCGTTGCCGATAATACCGAATCAAAGATGGATGATCAGCTCGTCCCCATTCTCAGGAAGCTTGCCAAGTTCATACTGGTTGCGATAGGCATTATCTTCTATATGCAGTCCAACGGATATCCTGTCAGTGGAATTCTTGCCGGAATGGGAATCGGTGGACTTGCCATGGCGCTGGCTGCTCAGGATTCGATCTCAGGTATATTCGCCTCGGTTGTGATATTCCTCGACAAACCTTTCATGGTGGAAGACTTTATCGAGGTTAACGGAGTCAGCGGAACAGTTGAGGAAATAGGCATCCGTTCAACCCGCATAAGAACAGTGGAGAAAACACTTGTCACGCTACCAAATAAAGAGATCATGGATTCCAATATCAACAACTATTCCAAACGCCCGATGAGAAGAACTTCAACAACCGTTGGAGTTACGTACGACACAACACCGGAGAAGATGAAAGAACTTCTGAAGCGGCTGCGCCAGATGATGAAAAACGATGAGGATGTTGATAACCAGAATGTATACGTAAATTTCACGGGTTTCGGAGACTCATCCCTGGATATAGAAATGAAATACTTCATATTGACAGTTGAATATCAGAAATGGCTTGACAAAAGGGAGGATATAAATCTCAAGATAATGCAGATCGTATACGAACTGGACCTTGATTTTGCCTTCCCGTCAACCACCGTCTACCTGGAAAAATGACACTTCCAAAAGAAGGACATAGAAAAAGGCTGAGAGATAGATACCTAAATGGCGGTATCAGGGGATTCTCCGACAGAGATGCGCTGGAGCTGCTTCTGACTTACGCTATACCAAGGCAGGATACGAAGGAGAAGGCGCACGAACTGCTACAGAAATTTGGATCCCTTCATGCAGTCCTTTCGCAACCTCCCGATATGCTCCAGACCGTTGATGGGATAGGACCCGCAGCTGCGGTTCTATTGAATATGGTTACCTCGGTGACAGCCAGGTCACTGAAACCCTCCAGGGGAGCGGAAGTCATCGACAGCCCGTCAAAGGTAAAAAACTATCTTGAAACCGCTATGGGTACCCTCAGAAAGGAAAAACTCATCGCCCTTCTGCTTGACTCCAGCAACAGGCTCATTACGGAGTGCGTTCTGGAGTTCGGTACGGTGGACAAGGCTGCGGTACATCCCAGAAACCTCCTGGAAAAAGTAATTGCCACAGGAGCAACCGCCGTGATACTCGTTCACAACCATCCTGGAGGAGCAAAAAGGGCAAGTCAGGAGGATATAAACCTGACAAGAAGACTCAGCGAACTGGGCAAGAGCCTCGGCTTCAGGATTCTGGATCATATGATAGTGGCCGACGGTGAAACCCTGAGCCTTCGGGAAGAGGGCCTTTTCGAATAATCCAAATGTATCGTTTTTTCGAGTTCTTAAAATAAATGCCCCGATAACAAATTTGAAGCATGCGCGAATTGCAGTGACGAAGCATCCGTCAACTCATCCTGTTGTTGACAGGTAATAGTCACCCCTGTATGTTAAATTTATAGAGTATTGTGATAGGATATACAAATTAATGTTAATAACTTAAGATAATTCATTACTGGAAAGGAAACAAATGATAAAGGTAATTTTTGTTCTTGCGTTCACAGCTGTTTTTGCTTACGCGATTGATAACTGTAAAATCGAGAATCCTGTCGCAGGCGGAACTGGAACCCTTGATTGGTTTCAGTACGACGATGGAATCGCTTATTGGATATCCTCAGGAAGCGCCTTTTACGGAACATGGTTCGATATTACCGATTTTGTGCCCGGAGCAGGGAACTATGAATGTGACTATACAGAATGGTGGTTCTACCATCATTCGAATCATCCCTGGGATACCGATCAGATTGTTGTGGAACTCTGGAACGGTGATGATGCATCAGGACCTTTGACAAACCTTACGTCCGATGTTATCACCGCGCTGCACTACGCACCTGTGATCGTTAATTACGCAACACCAGTACCTGTAGAACATGACTTCTGGATGTCCGCTATTACCACTGTATATTCGGTAGAAGGTCTTCCCTCAGTTCTTTACGACCAGTACGATAACTGGACGGGAACGGCTCATAGTTTCAACGACATGGGGCCAGTGGTAATGGGCGGATATGAGGTCGACGCTTTGTTCAGGGCAGGTTGTACTTGGGTAGGCCTGGAACTGGAAAACGAAAGCTGGGGAGCGATCAAGGGGCTGTTCAGATAAACATCATCTGAATCGCAGCAGTGATTTCATGAACGTATCTCCCTCGATGGTGCCGTAACTGCCGCTTTCGGTATGAATCTCGTCGTAATGAGTGACATCATCGGGTGTTTCTCCCGGATGATAGATCAGGAACGGAACGGGGTCATGAACATGCGTTCTTACGTCGCAGGGGGTTCCGTGGTCGGGAGTAATGGCGATGGCTACATCTTCAGTCATAACTGAAGTCTGCTCAACGATGTATTTCACGATTCGCTTATCGAGATATTCGATAGTTCTTATTTTCAGATCAACGTCACCTTCGTGACCCGCTTCATCGGTTGCCTCCACGTGAAGATAGACGAAGTCGTAATCGCCTTTCAGCGCGTCTACTGCAGCCTGAGCCTTGCCTTCGTAATTCGTATCGTACAGCCCTGTCGCTCCTTCAACTTCAATAACGTCCAGCCCCGCGTAAATACCGAGGCCTTTCACAAGATCTACAGCTGAGATTACCGCTCCCTTGATCCCGTACAGCTCGGTCATGGTTTTCATCTTCGGCCTGAAACCGGGGGACCAGAACCAGACCGAATTGGCCGGATCCTTCCCCTCAGCGATTCTCTTCCGATTTACCGGATGACTGCTGAGTATCTCATGGGATTTCATTATGATGCTGTTAAGAAGCGCGGCTGTTTTTTCTCCCTCTGCTCCGGAACTTTCTACCATAACCTTATTGTAATCCGTGCCTGGCACATCGTGAGGAGGTGTGCAGGAAATGGAATCGCTTCCGTTCTTGAGTACAAAAAGGTGCCTGTAGCTTACGCCCGGATAGAAGCTCATTACATCAGTTCCCAGCTCTTTATCAAGCGCTTCGATAAGCTGAAGTGATTCTTCCGTACTTATATGTCCCGCGGAGTGGTTTTTTATCTTTCCGTCCTCGATACAGATAAGGTTGCACCTCATAGCCAGATCAGAGTAATCAAGTTCAACCCCCATACTCGCTGCCTCAAGCACTCCCCTGCCCTGAAATACTTCTGCCGGGTCATAGCCGAGTACACTCAGATTCGCCACCGCGCTTCCGGGCGGCATATCTGCCTGTACTGTTACGAATTTGCCACACCTGCCACTTGAGCAGAGTGAGTCAATGCTTGGGATGTCAGCAGCCATTAGAGGTGTTTTGCCTCCCAGGGATTCAATCGGACGGTCAGACATTCCGTCTCCAAGAATGATGATATACTTCATTTTTTGCGCCTTTACCGGGTTATTTATGCGTGACACCCACCAGGCCGATGGATGTCACGCTGGGGTTTCTAATAGTTTTCTTTCAGGAAGGATTTGAAGGCGGGAAAACCTTCGGGCAGATGCTCGTACGATTCCTCTTTTTCCTCAAGTCCGTGAAGACTTGGTGGCAGTTCAGGATCGAAAGAGAGGATTTCGCGTATCTTCTCGGGGAATTTTGCCGGATGAGCTGTTTCCAGCGAAATACAGAGCTGATCTTTGTGCTCTCCTGTTTCCTGAAGATAGCGCATGAGGCCTGCCCAGCTGACGGATCCATGGGGCTCAAGCAGAAGTCCGTGTTCCTCGAAGGCATCCTTTATCATCGCTTCCGTTTCATGGTCGTTAATGCTCACCGCGTACATGTCTTCCCGGATACGATCGAGGTCAGGCGCGGTATTTATCACGCCCTGTTCGTTCATGTTTCCTCCGTAAAGAGCAACCAGCCTTGGGATATTACTCGGATGTCCTACGTTCATGGCACTCGATATGCAATTTCTGGAGGGCACGACTTTTTCGTAGACACCGGATTTGACAAATTCAGGGAACTCGTCATTCTCGTTTGTAGCAACAACGAACTTGCTGACCGGTAATCCCATATTCATTGCGATAAGACCGCCGCAGAGATCGCCAAAATTTCCCGATGGAACGGAGAAAACTACTTTCTCATCCGGGTCTCCGGACCGGAGCTTCGCGAACGAATAGAAGTAGTACATTGTCTGAGGTATAAGCCGTCCGATGTTGATCGAATTCGCGGATGAGAGGTTCAGATAATCCAGTTCCCTGTCAGCGAATGCCTGTTTTACCAGCGCCTGACAATCATCGAATTTTCCGTCGAGAGAAAGTATGGTTACGTTTTTCCCAAGGGTTGTCATCTGCTTCCGCTGACGCGCAGTTACTTCATTCGAAGGGAACAGGACAACTACTTTGATGTTATCCAGTCCGTAAAAAGCATTTGCTATGGCGCTTCCCGTATCTCCCGAAGTTGCGGTCAGAATCAGCAGCTCTCCACTCTTCCGATCGAGGAAGTACTGCATAAGGCGGCCCATCATTCTTGCCGCGAAATCCTTGAAGGAAGCTGTCGGCCCCTGATCCAGTCTCATTACGTACTTCCGTTCGTACACATGCTCAAGCGGCACTTCGTAATCGTAGGCGTCTATGACAATTTGCCTTAGATCATCTTCTGGAATCTCACCGGCCAGGAATTTTTTTCCAACTGCAAATGCTATTTCATGATATTGCGCATCCGAGAATTCCTGTATCTCCTCGAGTGTAAATCGGGGTATTTCCTCCGGCATATAAAGTCCGCCATCCGGGGCGATTCCCTTAAGAAGGGCCTGCTCGAAGTTGACCGCGGGTGCTCTTAGATTTGTTGATCGGTACTGTATCGGTTTTTTTCTCATATTTCTTTCCTGCCTGGCTGTTGTCTCTCTCCTCTACAAGGACAGTTGGCTGCGAATACATTCAGCAAGTCTTTTAACCGCTGTGACCAGTTGATTCTTTGAGGCAAATGAGAAGTTGATTCTCATAGTGTTTCTTGCGGGGTTTTCTCCAAAAAACACATCACCCGGAACGAACGCGACTTTGTGTTTAACGGCTTCGTAAAATAGATCGTGTGTATCGATCTCCTCTGGAACCGTTACCCACAGGAAGAGCCCTCCCTCGGGCTTCGTCCAGGTCACTCCCAGTTCCGGCGGGAAATACTCCTCCATTGTCGAAAGAAACACCTTGAGCTTCTCTCCGTAATATTTTCTGCACTTAAGGATGTGCTCCTCCATGTTCATCTCGGTCAGGAAAGCCGCGCACATGTCCTGATTGTACTTGGGTGAATTAAGAACATTTCCCTCTTTGATGTTGGTCATGGCTTCAATCACTTCGACTGGACCTATGTTGAATCCAACCCTGAGACCGGGACAGAAGAGCTTCGAGAATGTGTACAGGCCTATTACATTTCCGCCGCCATCCTTCTGATCAAGTGAGTAGATGGAAGGGATGGTTTCGCCTTGGTATCGGAAATCCCTGTAGGGGCTGTCCTCAAGAATAGGAATACCGAACTCTCTGCTGAGATCTATCAGAGCAAGCCTTTTCTCGAGGCTCATGGTTATACCGGATGGATTCTGGAAATCAGGCACAACGTATATGAATTTGGGCTTCCTGCCCTCTTTTCCGAAAGCTTCTATCTTCTTTCGATATCCCTCAATATCCGAGCCGTCTTCCTCTATATCTACACCCGCAAACTCGGGGCGCTGCATCTGAAACGCGACAATCGCTCCGGCGAAAGTGGGACGGTCAAGAAGAACAACATCTCCTGGGTTCAGAAACAGTCTGCCCGTCAGGTCAAGTCCATGCTGCCCTGATGAGGTCACGACAATGTTATCATCCGTAACCCGGATGTTATCTCTATCCAGAAATTGCACTATAGCGTCGAGTAGAGCCTTTTCCCCCTTAATGGGAGTGTACTGCATGACTTTCTCGATATCCTCCTCAAGCACCCTTCCAGATACGAGTCTCATCTCGTGTTTTAAAAACATATCCGGCGAAGGAAGTCCGCCTGCCAGCGAAATAATCTCAGGATCGGTCAGCAAAGCGAATAGCTTGCCTATGGAGTACCCGCCGTACTCCCTGATATTATCCGAGAAACGATTGTTCCAGTCCTGTATCATGAAAACCTCTCTGCCCTGTTCTGATTATTACCTTAAAGTATTCAGTGCTGCTGGCAACTCTTCGCGAAGATCGCCCTGATACCACGTCTCATCATAGCTCTACCGTCTTCAGACGCTCGGACAGCCTTGTTGTAAATAACCTCACCGATATCCTTCGCGATAGCATCACGTTCATCCTCTGATATGAAGTATGTCGCCATGGTATCGAGTTCATGCGCGGTTCCATCGCTCTCGTACTTGAAGGTCATATTGGTGCCGCTCTCAAGTACTTTGAACATATGATCTGTCCAGTTGAAATTCGGCATACCAAGATCGGGATTGATATAGATATGAGCAGCGAGGCTGACGCCCTTGATCCCGCTTGCGTCGAGCTCCTTCGCACATTGGATGAAATTGGCAGCGGTTGAGCCGTTGCCGATGTTGATTTCATATATGGGAGAGGTTCCATCTTCGCGAATATACTCGTTCATGATATTGAGCAGCATTCTGAACTGCATGGGATTCTGAGTAGCCAGGAGCATGGAAATCTTTATATGAAGGTTCGGAATATCCCGTCCATAGTAGCAGACTGCAATGATTGTGCTCCAGCTCGGATTCAGGAAGAAGTTCCCGCCCGTTGCCAGTGCTGTGCGGGTAACGCCGTCAAGATAGATCAGGTGGTTATTGTTCGCTACTTCGATTCCGCCGAAATTCCCGAAGGGCGTGCCCTGGTTTTTCAACGTAAGCGCACAGTTTCCGCCTTCGCATTCGTATCTTTCGAACTTCTCACCGGTAATTGCTTCAAGTTCTCTGAAACGATCTTCGGGTTGAGGTATCCCTATAAGATTCGTGCTGCAGAATTTACTGGCCTGCATAATGTTCTCGGCCATAGCAAGAGTTGCCATGAGGTCGCCATTGTAAATGTAATTATCTGTCAGAGCTACAACGGAAATCATTTCCTGCGGAGCGTAACAGGGCTCATCGGTCCCTGCGCTCTCAGCTATCCGTCTGATCGCTTCGCGGGTAACCTTTGCGCCCTGGAATCCTGAAACCTGACTTGTTCCGGTTCCAAAAGCATCATTGTAAACAATTTCGTTTTCCTTCTCGAAATCCTCAACCTGAGGGAATTCCTTCGCATAGGCTTCAGCTTCCTCAATCATTTTCCCGAATCCCTTATCTGCGAGGATGCGTTTCCTGGTCTCGAAATCCCTCATCTTCCTGATTGTGCTGACGATTTTCGTGGCTCCGCCATGATGTTCCTTCAAAGCATCCATGGCTTTCATATCGGCATCGGACAGTAATGGATATCTCATCAATTCCTCCTGTTCACCCAAGGCGTTCAGATTAAAAGCAACCCGGGCAGTTGATAGATACTTTTGCTGACTGAGAGCAGCACAAAAAACATTTCTACCGTAATCAGTATAACAATACACTTTTCATTCATACTCTGCAACGCATATTGATACAGTTCATTTTAAGGATGCTGTTTACAATAACGCTTCTTTATTCAGGATTTTGCCGCTAATCGCTTTCTGAAATATCATATATGGGATATTTATAAGTAATAGAATACTAAATCATGACATAAATGCATGGATTCCAGACCTGACCCCAAAGCATCTTGACTTACGCATCAAGTAAGATATTATTGAAAATAGGGGTTTGTGTCCATAGGTTCACAATTGTCTTCTCTAGTATTCATGGAGGCTCATCAGTGACATCCGGATTGACACGCGTTACGGGAAGTAAATCGGTTTTGGTACTGCTTTTCATGCTCATATTGATTGCAGTGTTGTCCGGTAGAACTGCATTTGCATCATCAGCAATTCATGAAAACGACGCTCCGTGCATTCTTGTCCTTCATTCATATCATCCGGGATTCAT
It contains:
- a CDS encoding PLP-dependent aminotransferase family protein — encoded protein: MIQDWNNRFSDNIREYGGYSIGKLFALLTDPEIISLAGGLPSPDMFLKHEMRLVSGRVLEEDIEKVMQYTPIKGEKALLDAIVQFLDRDNIRVTDDNIVVTSSGQHGLDLTGRLFLNPGDVVLLDRPTFAGAIVAFQMQRPEFAGVDIEEDGSDIEGYRKKIEAFGKEGRKPKFIYVVPDFQNPSGITMSLEKRLALIDLSREFGIPILEDSPYRDFRYQGETIPSIYSLDQKDGGGNVIGLYTFSKLFCPGLRVGFNIGPVEVIEAMTNIKEGNVLNSPKYNQDMCAAFLTEMNMEEHILKCRKYYGEKLKVFLSTMEEYFPPELGVTWTKPEGGLFLWVTVPEEIDTHDLFYEAVKHKVAFVPGDVFFGENPARNTMRINFSFASKNQLVTAVKRLAECIRSQLSL
- the radC gene encoding DNA repair protein RadC; translated protein: MTLPKEGHRKRLRDRYLNGGIRGFSDRDALELLLTYAIPRQDTKEKAHELLQKFGSLHAVLSQPPDMLQTVDGIGPAAAVLLNMVTSVTARSLKPSRGAEVIDSPSKVKNYLETAMGTLRKEKLIALLLDSSNRLITECVLEFGTVDKAAVHPRNLLEKVIATGATAVILVHNHPGGAKRASQEDINLTRRLSELGKSLGFRILDHMIVADGETLSLREEGLFE
- the thrC gene encoding threonine synthase; protein product: MRKKPIQYRSTNLRAPAVNFEQALLKGIAPDGGLYMPEEIPRFTLEEIQEFSDAQYHEIAFAVGKKFLAGEIPEDDLRQIVIDAYDYEVPLEHVYERKYVMRLDQGPTASFKDFAARMMGRLMQYFLDRKSGELLILTATSGDTGSAIANAFYGLDNIKVVVLFPSNEVTARQRKQMTTLGKNVTILSLDGKFDDCQALVKQAFADRELDYLNLSSANSINIGRLIPQTMYYFYSFAKLRSGDPDEKVVFSVPSGNFGDLCGGLIAMNMGLPVSKFVVATNENDEFPEFVKSGVYEKVVPSRNCISSAMNVGHPSNIPRLVALYGGNMNEQGVINTAPDLDRIREDMYAVSINDHETEAMIKDAFEEHGLLLEPHGSVSWAGLMRYLQETGEHKDQLCISLETAHPAKFPEKIREILSFDPELPPSLHGLEEKEESYEHLPEGFPAFKSFLKENY
- a CDS encoding cofactor-independent phosphoglycerate mutase yields the protein MKYIIILGDGMSDRPIESLGGKTPLMAADIPSIDSLCSSGRCGKFVTVQADMPPGSAVANLSVLGYDPAEVFQGRGVLEAASMGVELDYSDLAMRCNLICIEDGKIKNHSAGHISTEESLQLIEALDKELGTDVMSFYPGVSYRHLFVLKNGSDSISCTPPHDVPGTDYNKVMVESSGAEGEKTAALLNSIIMKSHEILSSHPVNRKRIAEGKDPANSVWFWSPGFRPKMKTMTELYGIKGAVISAVDLVKGLGIYAGLDVIEVEGATGLYDTNYEGKAQAAVDALKGDYDFVYLHVEATDEAGHEGDVDLKIRTIEYLDKRIVKYIVEQTSVMTEDVAIAITPDHGTPCDVRTHVHDPVPFLIYHPGETPDDVTHYDEIHTESGSYGTIEGDTFMKSLLRFR
- the lepB gene encoding signal peptidase I, producing the protein MKIAKIKDWILQLSLALIIFFGFLRPYVIEAFRIPTPSMEGTMLVGDHLLVLKVSEGQQIPWTDRMRPLLHWFRGDEYGLLMPATSDPEVGEVLIFKYPAEPGKDFVKRMVAAAGDTVRVSGDTLYVNGEPSEDWSFCYQDGFEPCQLDQSWPDCLDRLYGGVQDLAYWEIRDNCIMTEGVLAYVVPEDHVFMMGDNRDHSSDSRVWGALPVDLIKGEALVTYWSWVPGHGLPKFDRIARLIR
- a CDS encoding mechanosensitive ion channel family protein; translation: MISFLTDAYNYTTGGFPLGKIATSVLIVLIAFLVQSILKTVLEKIGKKNTGFFGTLARDFIKPAAFLIIIFGVYISIRIHALPPSTTEWVRKVFLFFVTVNVLWLLMKAIDTVAEQMSSVADNTESKMDDQLVPILRKLAKFILVAIGIIFYMQSNGYPVSGILAGMGIGGLAMALAAQDSISGIFASVVIFLDKPFMVEDFIEVNGVSGTVEEIGIRSTRIRTVEKTLVTLPNKEIMDSNINNYSKRPMRRTSTTVGVTYDTTPEKMKELLKRLRQMMKNDEDVDNQNVYVNFTGFGDSSLDIEMKYFILTVEYQKWLDKREDINLKIMQIVYELDLDFAFPSTTVYLEK